The region AAACAGAACCTTTAACAGGAGAAGTTCTAGATAAAGGCTTAAAGTTAATATTAAAAGCTCTGTAAATATAATGCATTTTAAAAGAATGAGGCTTAATCTCAAACAGCTCCTTTTGTTCTTTAGATAAAGAATTTTTGTTTTTAAGATAAAAAGAGCACTCATTGTTTTTACACTTGTAGATAACAAAGAATTTACGATCCTTAATAGGCTCAAGAGCCTTGTTACAATGAGGACATCTTAAAATAACAGACTTGGAAAATTGATTTTTTCGGCTAAAAGTTGATTCACAAACCTTGCATTTAAATTGGCCTCTGCCACCGTTGTTATCGTATATGTAAATGTGAGGAGCACCACAACAAGGACAAGAAATAGATTTAGGAACAGGAACTTTAGAGTTAACAGGTTTAAGCTCTTTTCCTTTATCCAACAAATAATTCTTTAAAAGAACTTTGTGATCATATTTCTTAACCTTATCAAAGATAGGCATTTCGTCGACTTTCAGTTTACGATAAGGCTTATCAATGGGTTCATCAGGTAGCTTCGAAGCTTTAATAGCACCTAAACAAAATAGAAGATATAAAATAATGTTATTTTGGACTTGAATAAAGTATAGTAAATAAGTTATAATATCGAACATGGATGACAATTCCTTTCTAGTTAGATTTGTTTGACGACGATATTATAACTAATGAATGGATATTTGTCATCCATTTTTGTATATAAAAACAAAAAATATTTAGCTCTCTTTAGGGGGTAAATATTTTTATTAAGATAAATGTTTGAAAATCAAGGATTGTCAGAGATGTATATTAATATTTTTGACAATACCGAATACTTATGAGGGGTGAATCTATGAAATTTTTCTTTATTAGAAAAAAAGTTATATATTTTATTGTAGGTATTGTAATTGGAATAATTCTATTATTAGTATTTTTATCTCAATAGGTTTATATTCTAGGATGCTGGGTAATTTTAAGATATTGAATCTATTATAACTTGAAAGGATGTTTGCTTATGAATTTTATTGACCCTAATAATACTTTTCAAGTGGGAATGTTAGCAAGTATTATAGCAGGCCTTTTAACTGGTGTAGGCGCATTACCCATCTTTCTTACAAAAAATATATCTAATAAAATGCTAGATACACTATTGGGATTCGCAGCAGGTGTCATGCTGGCGGCTACATCTTTTTCGCTAATCATACCTAGTATTGAATTTGGTGGAGGCGGAGCAAAAGCTGCATTAATTACTGCTATAGGAATACTGGTCGGAGGTGTTTTTTTAGACATAACAGACAAGTATTCTCCTCATGTACACTTGTTAGATAAACGTGAAGAAGGTAGAGATTCTTCATTAGCAAAAATATGGTTATTCATTATTGCAATAACAATACACAACTTTCCTGAAGGTCTAGCAGTAGGTGTAGGATTTGGAAACAATGATATTAAAAATGGATTGACTTTAGCATTGGGCATTGGTCTTCAAAATATGCCTGAAGGATTAGCTGTAGCTCTAGCATTAGTAAGCGAAAAATACAAACCATCTAAGGCTTTTTTTATTGCATTACTAACTGGACTAGTAGAACCTATTGGTGGACTATTAGGTTTGTGGCTTGTAAGAATATTTGAACCTATACTCCCATTTATATTAGCTTTTGCAGCTGGTGCAATGTTGTTTGTAATAAGCGATGAGATAATACCAGAAACCCATAGAGGTGGTCATGAAAGGGCCGCAACATATGGTATTTTAATTGGATTTGTTGTAATGATGTTTCTAGATGTCACTCTTGGATAAAATGGTTAAAAAGAAGCAAGGGTATTTTACATCCTTGCTTCTTTTTTATTGCGTTTTTCAAACTCATAATATTTAAATATTAACTTGTCCAATTCCATACTATGTTTTAATACTTTATCTCTGTCTATTTCAGCACACATAAGCCTATTTAACTCATCTCTTTTTATCTCTATGTTTTCCTTTAACTCTATTATGTATTTCTGTTTTCTCATCTCTATTCCTTCCTCTCTACATTCCCTATTACATGGATTATCTTTATATGTATTTTAAATTCACTCCTTATTATATTTATTACCATGTATTATAAATAATAAACAAAATTAGTAAAAAAACTCAACTTCTCTATTATATCAATTTTTGATAAAAAATCCATATATCTGTAACCATTTTTAAATATAATATATTAAGTTTTATTAATAAATTTTAAACAGCTCTGATTGATCAGAGCTGTTTAAGCAATTACTTTTTTCTTTCTCATTATATA is a window of Anaerosalibacter sp. Marseille-P3206 DNA encoding:
- a CDS encoding ZIP family metal transporter → MNFIDPNNTFQVGMLASIIAGLLTGVGALPIFLTKNISNKMLDTLLGFAAGVMLAATSFSLIIPSIEFGGGGAKAALITAIGILVGGVFLDITDKYSPHVHLLDKREEGRDSSLAKIWLFIIAITIHNFPEGLAVGVGFGNNDIKNGLTLALGIGLQNMPEGLAVALALVSEKYKPSKAFFIALLTGLVEPIGGLLGLWLVRIFEPILPFILAFAAGAMLFVISDEIIPETHRGGHERAATYGILIGFVVMMFLDVTLG
- a CDS encoding aspartyl-phosphate phosphatase Spo0E family protein: MRKQKYIIELKENIEIKRDELNRLMCAEIDRDKVLKHSMELDKLIFKYYEFEKRNKKEARM